The genomic stretch GAAGACATCGTTATGAACATCACAAAAAAACATCAAGCATGAATTAACCATGCAATGAGATGAATAAAAAATGATTAATTTATTCTAATCTGCATTATCATTGGGCAAATAACGAAAAAAAACTTATTCATTCATAAATGACACATAAAAATAATCAACGTTGGTCAGAATATCATCAGTCGCCATTATGAATTTGGCTCACTAAATCTCTAATCAAAACTTCTCGTTGGTTCCATTTTGATTAGAGAAACATAAAATCACATAAAGATCAGCCAGAATATTAACTAAATTACTAACCATCATTAACATAAAGCAACATTAAAGTGTAATCCATTATGTCATAGGACACAAGGATTCATAACCTGTTGTAGTCATCTTGAACTTAAAATTTTGACACTTAATGAACATTGAAAATAACATTAAAAAAATAAGTGTCAAAATTATCATTAAAATTCTAAACAACATACAATGAAAGTGACATTGGAATTAACATATAAATATAAATGTTATTGCGAGAGAGTAGACTTCAAAGTTACAGTCAGTCCAAAAAGACATTAATATTATCGTCAGGATATCATAACATTTTCCAGGTAATATGGACACAAATTTTCATAAGGATTCACAAAATAACAATATTTGGCAGCAACAGGTACTTTGGAAACGAATCCCCTAAACAAAATTCCTTTCTTTAGGGGATTGATCATAACCCCATGAACATTATTTTTGAGTCTTTATGCATATTTCAATAATGCATATCATAATAAAATGACATGAAATGCACCAAATAAAAACTTTAGTTTTGCCCAATAGGCGTATCGACGCAATATTATTATGATGCGGAAAACTGAACCATGTGACCATCACATTCTCCTTGAGGTGGCCTCAGCCCATTCGAAATGATCACATCATTAAGAAATGTCATTAGGATGGCATCACCACAAACATCACACTCAAATAAAGTTTCCAAATAAAATATTAATGTTTAGAAACTTAAATGAGTGACTGAAAAAATGCTCAATATTTTAACATTAAGATTTCTTCATTGAAATAATACTTGAAAAGTGATGACCATAAAAGGTGCCTTTAAATGACATCAACATTCACGTCATATTAAATTTTACAAAATAAAATTTCCCGTTGGCTCCATTTTATTCAGAAGATTTAAGCATAATTATAAGCACTTTAAAACTCATCAGTGCAAAAACATAATTTGAAACTTAATGAATGCACTAAAACTACACAAAATGCCTAAAGAACATAATTTGACCCATAATCATCCATGGATTTTTATTAATAAATCTTCATCATCATTAAAGGATTGCCATGAAAATTACATACACATTAATTGTGCTTTAATTTTCTAAGCAAAACTTCTCGTTGGTTCCATTATACTAAGAAAACTAAAACACAATTTAGAACTTAATTTTTCTGACAATTTTCTATCTATAACAGTGCAAAAGACTTTCTTAGAATAATCTTAATTATAGAATTGCACTGAATAAAAGAAAATACGCACAGAACATAAATTTGTTGGCCCAATACAGCCCACGGCTATCCTTGATTCATTCGGCTCAGCTCAAAGACAAGAACGTTTCCTGCCAGGATAAGACATGATGGGCCGCAACCCAGCTGCAGAAGCGGCCTTTTAAGTGCCCGAAGGCCCATTCGGAGCTGCGCGTCGGCCTCAGCCGTTGGATCAAGCCGACGGCCCCGATCCTCCCGGGGCGGAACAAAACAACACCTGGTCAAACCCTAGAAGCATTTCCTTTCCTCTCCCCCGATTTTCACGGCTCGTGCAGCAGAGGCGACAACCGCGGCAGCGACCCGAGGCACGCCGGCCATGGCGGTGCGGCAGTCCCGTTCGTCGGAGCAGCGTGCCTCGCTCAAGGCCGTGCGCTCCTCCGCCGAACGGCGCTCGCAGTGTTGAGCTCATGGCGAGACCGGGAGGACGGTAGTCCTAGCTACGCGTGAGGCATCTCGCCGGCGGCTGCCGGCGCAAACTTTTGGCGGCGACAACGACGTACGGGGTGCGGAACCCACTGCACGCGCGCGTCCATTAGCACCTCAGCGGCGGCTGAGTCTTTCCGCACGTCATCCCGAgagacggcggcgtcgccggctcAGGGATCCCGAAGGAGCATAGGCGCGGCGTCATGAGGTGTGCCTCAAATACTCTTCTTTTTGTCGATTACAACATTTTTGGGCGCTGATTTGGGGAATTCCAAGTTCTAGGGTTTCAAAAAATTGGGGATTTTCTAGAATTTGCAATTCCCCTCCTTCTGATTGCTTAAacggttaattagcactaacccgCATCAGTAATACCTTGACTGAAAATAATTAGCCATAAACAAGGCTAACTAACCTAATAAAGTTTAATTAAACCTTAAGTTGGTGATTATCTGGAACGGAGAAAATCAGGACTTAAACATGATCGTTAACAGAAAAGAAACATCACTAAAAACATGATTAGAGTTCTAACCGAGATTAACCAGCTCATGATACCATTGTTAGGTTAATTGGTTAGGCTAATCAACTTTAGGACTTAATCTCGGACTAGAACATCAGTATTATGCGGAAGCGTACAAACTTACATTGATTGGGGAAATCCCATGGCTGCTCGATGCAGCCCCTTGTGTAGCCCATGGCTGCACCTTGGGGTctccgacgatgaagatatggCCGGGAGAAAAGCAGCACGTAGATGGTGTGGACGTGCATCAGGAGCGCCGCTGTAGGAGATGGCCACCGGCACTGACCTTGCGGTGGCCGGCAGTGGTAGTCGGCCTTCCAGTCCATCAGCTCCCTTTTTTTAGGATTGGTTGTTAGCACTCAGGAGTTTAACCTGTTTGTGTTTGTTTTTTCTTATCTGAACAGGTACGTGACCTCTTCCTTTTATATGGGAACTGATGGACCGGGGACCGAAACCAAAACATTGGGTTTGGGTGCCCCCGATCAAAGCACCAACGTGGGATTGCACTCCCCTTCTTTTTATCTCGGTCTATTACAACCTGAGATCAATTCCAACACCTCCATCTCCATTTGCTGCGCTCTGCCCCCGCCACCACCACATCGCCGTCTGTGCCTCTTTGATTTTTAAACTAACACGAGAGTTGGTACACCTTGATTTTTAATCTATACTTCCACCAAAGAAAAAGTTGATTCCCCTTGTTTCTTTGATGGATCTTGTTACTCTCGCAGATTGGAAACTCCTAGGTGGTAGGCATCCTCGGCGAGAAAATGATTTGTGATTTTTCCCGtcgtttgtgaaggtttggagtcCGCCTCAAGGTATACCACCAGCGGTTGGGAATCACCTTCTTGGTGATATCTCAACAAGAAGAGGGTGAGCTTTCAtggtgttggtgtgccttcatggtaacatccacaCCTCCAACAGTGACCAGTTTCCTTCCAacgaagtgaacatcgggatacatcatcATCTCCGGTGTTTCCGTTTATCTCTAGCCTAACTCATTACTTGTGGTTTATTTTGGCCACTTAACTCTGCTAGCACCATGTAGATTGTTTATCTCACTACAATTGTTTATCTCACTATACAATTGTTTAAGATCTGGTAAGTAAGGGGTTATTAGAAAACCTATTATTAGACTAGCATTACCAAAAAAATCACGTGGAGAAATACTTTTAATGTGCGTGGTCCTAATCGAATCAATTGAGTTCCACCTAACATATATTGTTGTGATTTGTATCTATCACGATCCCTAGATAAGACATTATTTGTAGAGATTGATTGGTCCTATAATCAATTGAAACCCTAGCGATCAAGTGTCATCCATGTATAAATACAAGGCAAATCCCTTCGGGGTATCTCACAGAAAAGGCATTGTGTTTGAGCTGGTAACAGAGGCAAGATGCTGTGGTTGCGGCAACGAGAGAACCAACCTCGAGTCCCAAGTTTGATCCCTATTCATTCAGACATAGTGCCGCAACCACTTCAATCATGCGTACAAGTTCATGTCCATAGTGTACAATACAAACCAGTGTTGCGGCGTCACCGGAACGCTCACGTACGATGATCCTCGGGCTGGAGCACATGATTGAAGCGGTTGCGGCATTTTAGCGCGTCATGCCTGAATTTGGAGCAAACTTGGCACTTGAGGTTGCCTCTGCCATTGCCACGTATGCGCCCACCAAGGCCACGACCAGCAGTGCCGATGGTCAGGATTTGAGCTACATAAAAATAAAATGCGCCTTATTTGATGTTACACCAGATCACGGCAAAATTCAGAAAAAGAAAGACAGATAGGTTTAACTACGTTGTGGTGCAGCGTGTACAGGATTCGGCAGAGGTTCAGTTGACACTTAGAGTTCAAGGATAGATTTTTGATGCGATTGTATCAACTCGATATTTCAATTCAATGAaaagccctttatcgaaaaaaaaaaCTTAAGTTCAAGGATGGAGGCGACATGCATGCTTTGTTTCTGCTTCAAGAACCATGATGGAGTGGCTTACCATGTTCTGTAGCTAGCACTGTGCAAAAGTAGCTCTGTGTTCTTCTTCCTGAATGTTTGATGTTTCGATGACGGTCTCAACTTTGCAGGCCAGAAGTCGATGGGAGGTCGACACAGCGGGGACCCACACCAGGCCTCCACTTGGCCGGACCACCGTGGCGTACTGCAGCTACTCTATTACTCCTCCAAAttcgcggcccggcctcccccgcACCGTCGCGGCTTCACCGCCGGCCGGACCCGtacgtgctctctctctctctccctgaccTGCCCATGCTCTCCAATCCGCTGCCAAATTTATCTACTTCGCCGTGTTGCTATCAATGGAGCTCATACTACATGCCAATCTTTCTGCTTTGCTTGTGCTACGCCCCCACCTGGCTACTCAGCCGTTAGCGTGAGCTGTGGCCGGTTAGCCGTTTATCTCGGGGGCGGGCGTGGAGCTGCCCTCTGCCATGCCCCCGTGCCGGCAGTGTTCTAAACACTAGACTGCTTGCTTGTTCTCGCTTCCCACTGGCTCTACTTGACCAGGGATACCCTCTCCGCACTCACCATTTTCGTTCTTGTTATGCTGCTTGCTGGGCTTCGATTCGTTGCCCCAAATGAGGCTTGAGATTCAGGATGACAGCTGCAGCGATGACTGTTTTCTTTATCGTTTCTTGCAGGATATTCTGATGCGAGTTCGCAGGCTTGCCCTGTTCTTTCTTGGGCTGTCCTCTCCATAATAAGCTGATTAAGGAAGCCTGGTCCATGAAGTGGGATTTCTGTGTGGATCTATCCTTGCTCGAATGGCGAGGTCAGTGtaaggaggaggagggggtttGTGGCCCTCGTCTATGCGCCGTGCAGTGCTGGGGTGTCTGCGTCGAGCCCTTTTGAACAGACATCGGCCCCTGCTGGATCCACGCCTCTCCTCTCTGGCCTGTTGCGCGAAGAGcttggacgacgaggaggagcccagtcAGCGCTCCGTTGGCGACGAGGATAGACGCGAGCGTTTTCATCCCGTGATCGCACGAGCAGTCCGGACGTCGAGCTGGGGTGATGCCAGGAAGATCAGCTTCAGGGAGTGTGTCAGGCTGTATGGGCTACCCCGGTCGATCAGGCTGTTTGCGTTGCTTATGCGGTCGTTCTTGCCACGGAGGATTAGAGAGGTCCGGTGCCTGATTCAGAGCGTCGTCGACCACTGCGGGAATGCCGGGCCGGAGTTGTTTCAGTTGGCGCCTATGTTGGCTAGCAATTTGGGTGGCTCGATGACGTTGCCACAGGTTTATGCCACAGTCATCCGGGTCTTTGTGGAGCTGTCGATGTTTGAGGATGCTCTTGTCACTTACGTCGAGGCCAAGAAGGTTGGAGTTGAGCTGCAGGTGTGCAACTTCTTGCTGAAGGGTTTGGTTGAGGGGAACCAGATCATGTATGTGAGGAGTTTGTTTGATGATATGAAGATCTCTGGTCCTTCACCAAATATCTACTCTTATTCAGTTTTAATGAGTATGTATACACATGGAGCCAAGTTATGCCTGGAGGAAGCTCAAGAGCTACTTTCTGAAATGGAAGTGGAAGGTGTCAGGCCAAATGCTGCAACCTACGGTACTTACCTCTATGGGCTTTGCCGTGCCAAACAGGTGAAATCTGCATGGAACTTCCTTCAAATGCTGTGTCAGAGAGGCTACCCTTGCAACAGCTATTGTTTCAATGCAGTTATTCATGGTTTCTGCCATGACGGTCAGGTTCACAAGGCCGTAGAAGTGTTTGATGGGATGAAGAAGTGTGGGTTTGTCCCAGATGTTCACAGCTACAGCATATTAGTTGATGGCTTATGCAAACAAGGGGATGTTTTGACAGGCTATTACATGCTCGTTGAGATGGCAAGGAATGGGATCACTCCTAATCTGGTGAGTTATAGTTCGCTTTTGCATGGTCTTTGCAGAGCTGGAAGGGTTGAATTGGCGTTTGAGCTTTTTAAGAGGCTGAAAGATCAAGGGttcaagcatgaccacatagtttACAGCATCGTTCTTCATGGTTGTTGTCAACATCTAGATCTAGAGATTTGCTATGACCTTTGGAATGACATGGTTCATCATAATTTCGTTCCAGATGCTTACAATTACAGCAGTCTGATATATGCATACTGCAGGCATAGGCAACTGAAAGAAGCATTGGAGGTGTTTGAGCTCATGATCTGTGATGGAATATGCCCCAACGTTGTGACCTGCACAATTCTTGTTCACGGCTTCAGCAACGAAGGGCTGATTGGTGAGGCCTTCCTGTTCCTGGATAAAGTACGCCAGTTTGGGGTTGTCCCCAACCTCTGTACATACAGGGTTATCATCAACGGCCTGTGCAAGGTCAATAAACCTAATGACGTGTGGGGTATTTTCGCAGACATGATAAAAAGGGGCTATGTTCCTGATACTGTGCTTTACAGTATTATTATCGATGGTTTTGTGAAAGCTTTGGATCTGCAGGAGGCTTTCAGGTTGTATTATAAAATGGTCGATGAGGGGACAAAGCCTAACATCTTTACATATACTAGCCTCATAAATGGTTTGTGCCATGATGATAAACTTCCTGAAGTTATGACGCTGTTTAAGCATATGATTGGGGAGGGGCTGACACCGGACAGGATCCTGTACACGTCTCTGATTGCGTGCTATTGCAAGCGCTCAAACATGAAGGCCGCCCTGGAGATCTTTAGAGAGATGGAAACAGAGGGTTTGTCAGCAGATTCTTTCGTCTACACCTGTTTAATTGGTGGCTTCAGTAAGGTGCTTGCGATGGATGGTGCACAGTTGTTTATGGAAGAAATGATGAACAAGGGGCTTACACCTACTGTAGTAACTTACACAGATCTCATAATTGGATACTTCAAAATTGGAGATGAGAAAAAAGCTATGGTGATGTACAACAGCATGCTGCAGGCAGGCATTGCACCGGATGCCAAGCTGAGCTGCATATTGGGCCTTGGTAACGATGGGGATGATTTTGCTGATTCTCAGGAAGAAAAGGATGTATCGTAGTCATAGGTTATCACAGAGCTACGGTAACTTGCTCAACAGAATTGTTATTCCATAAGGTGATGAGCTCATGGTATTGTTGCATCAAGTATTAGTTCCATCTGTTCGCTTTGCTTCCGCCACTACCATCGTTTGAACAAGGGAGGGAAAGAAATATGCCAAACTTTCAACTTTGATGATGTTACAGGTTAGATATTGGCTCATGCGTATAATCAAGTACTCCCTCTGATCCGTAGTAatcgtcgctgatttagtacaatttTGGGCTAAATCAAtaacaattaatatggatcagagaTAGTAGGATATTAGGACTGCCAACTGCATAAAAAATGCACATTTTGAGTTGGATTTATCTTATTAGGGCCTCTTTTTCTGCTAGGCAACAAGTTTATGATTGATTTTGACAATTTTCTGTTCAAGGCTCGGTGTTTTGCTGGAAAAACCAAAGCTAATTTTTGTACTGTTGGAAGATACTCCTCAAGTTAGATGAAGAGGTAGGCATCAATTCATCGCATGCTAGATCTTGTAAAAATACGATAGCCTAAATCTGATTTATATcgttagatttttttttgttttgctctGCTTTTGTTTTTAAAATATGCATGATGTAAGCTGCCCTAGACTTTATTGTGCTGATCATTCTGTTATGAACTTCATGTAAATTCTAATGATTGTTTAGAAGTACATTCTGCTGCTGAAAAGTCCCAACAATTTTATTATAGGGGAATAGCTTTCTGCTTTACCTTTTTGTGGTGCCTTTATTACTAGATTAGTCTAATGTTATAAATAATCAATCTCCTTCTCTGATATTTAAAGTGAAATGATTTCAGGGTGCAAACAAAGCTTCTGTCGTGTGAAACAAGCTTTTTGGATCAGCAGACTTTCAGTCATGTAGCTCTTTAACTGCGGATACTGAAAGTTCAGTTAGTGTGCAGGTTTCAGAATGTGAAGATGCCGAGACAGGTCTTGCTGTTTATCTATCTCCATTTAGCATCATCTTCACTCTTAAGTGTACACTAACTTATACATATTCAACAATGGAACTTCTTTCAGTGCATCTAAAGAAACATTTGGTGCCGCAGATAACTGAAGCTTCAGATACCACTCTTCTGTTGAAATGCTTCAGCCTGTGGATGGATTGATTAAAGCAAGTAACCAGATGAGAAGGTGCGTTAGCTGGGGCTATCCATGTCGGGTCGCTcatgaggggaagagggagggaGGAGCATCAAGGAAGCTTCGTCCTGCTCCCATACCAAGGAAGCCACGCCCACACCAACACATACAAATATTTTTCCTGCCAACCCATTCAACCTGCTCGTCTCTCGCCCAGCGAGGACCGTGGTTGCCACTTGTCACGCCACCGTTTCCTAGCACCCTCAGCGACCAGGGAAGCAGCCGGGTGGAGACAGGGGCATTCTCCTTTTTATCCGCAGCTTCCGCCTCCTGCACTATAGGTGCTGCTGTCGACGCTGCTCCTTCTCTTCCCCTCGGGAGGTGAGTCCTAATTTCACCCCATTCCCCTTCTTTGCTTAATCCTCCTTGTAACACGGACGTGGTCATTACTTGTTTTGTCTATGTGTGTAAATATGATTGCTGTGATTAGTGTCATTTGAGTAATTTCTGGAACGATTGAAATATATAATCATATCTGTTTTGTGCTCATGAAGTGCTTACACAAAGGT from Triticum aestivum cultivar Chinese Spring unplaced genomic scaffold, IWGSC CS RefSeq v2.1 scaffold156910, whole genome shotgun sequence encodes the following:
- the LOC123175669 gene encoding pentatricopeptide repeat-containing protein At1g63070, mitochondrial-like, with protein sequence MRRAVLGCLRRALLNRHRPLLDPRLSSLACCAKSLDDEEEPSQRSVGDEDRRERFHPVIARAVRTSSWGDARKISFRECVRLYGLPRSIRLFALLMRSFLPRRIREVRCLIQSVVDHCGNAGPELFQLAPMLASNLGGSMTLPQVYATVIRVFVELSMFEDALVTYVEAKKVGVELQVCNFLLKGLVEGNQIMYVRSLFDDMKISGPSPNIYSYSVLMSMYTHGAKLCLEEAQELLSEMEVEGVRPNAATYGTYLYGLCRAKQVKSAWNFLQMLCQRGYPCNSYCFNAVIHGFCHDGQVHKAVEVFDGMKKCGFVPDVHSYSILVDGLCKQGDVLTGYYMLVEMARNGITPNLVSYSSLLHGLCRAGRVELAFELFKRLKDQGFKHDHIVYSIVLHGCCQHLDLEICYDLWNDMVHHNFVPDAYNYSSLIYAYCRHRQLKEALEVFELMICDGICPNVVTCTILVHGFSNEGLIGEAFLFLDKVRQFGVVPNLCTYRVIINGLCKVNKPNDVWGIFADMIKRGYVPDTVLYSIIIDGFVKALDLQEAFRLYYKMVDEGTKPNIFTYTSLINGLCHDDKLPEVMTLFKHMIGEGLTPDRILYTSLIACYCKRSNMKAALEIFREMETEGLSADSFVYTCLIGGFSKVLAMDGAQLFMEEMMNKGLTPTVVTYTDLIIGYFKIGDEKKAMVMYNSMLQAGIAPDAKLSCILGLGNDGDDFADSQEEKDVS